From Leopardus geoffroyi isolate Oge1 chromosome B4, O.geoffroyi_Oge1_pat1.0, whole genome shotgun sequence, a single genomic window includes:
- the TMDD1 gene encoding transmembrane and death domain protein 1, producing the protein MATGTATAARARALALALWGWALAPAGALDAMGPHAAVRLAELLTPEECDHFQSLLKVPEPDVEAELARLSEDRLARAETPGPTSKPPGRLWRLWRRRRKRAAAESAEVSDGCRERLADWLAAEAPTLSWDRVARALRRCGRPDVARELGKNLHQQATLQLRKFGQAYLRPPDAPAPAPAPAAPPAPAPPPPPPPASAPPPRPRRAALPEPDWDQLQLIVERLPQAPYERNPAGWVGPLALGFLTGFVGALGAGALFITFTLWLTGGDGYGPGPGPGPPRRRPAQARGGRPPRPPLSAEQLEPSRARAARGPVPPRLSAPGRETGAQPRQSAVFPVL; encoded by the coding sequence ATGGCAACGGGGACGGCGACGGCCGCGCGGGCCCGGGCCCTGGCGTTGGCGCTCTGGGGCTGGGCGCTGGCCCCGGCGGGGGCCTTGGACGCTATGGGCCCCCACGCGGCCGTCCGTCTGGCCGAGCTGCTGACCCCGGAGGAGTGCGACCATTTCCAGTCGCTCCTGAAGGTGCCCGAGCCGGACGTCGAGGCCGAGCTGGCCCGGCTCTCTGAGGACCGGCTGGCCCGCGCGGAGACGCCGGGGCCCACGTCCAAGCCGCCGGGCAGGCTGTGGCGgctgtggcggcggcggcggaagCGGGCGGCGGCCGAGTCCGCGGAGGTGTCGGACGGCTGCCGGGAGAGGCTGGCGGACTGGCTGGCGGCCGAGGCCCCGACCCTCTCTTGGGACCGCGTGGCTCGGGCGCTGCGGCGCTGCGGCCGGCCGGACGTGGCCCGGGAGCTGGGCAAGAACCTCCACCAGCAGGCGACGCTGCAGCTGCGCAAGTTCGGCCAGGCCTACCTGCGCCCGCCGgacgcccccgcccccgctcccgcccccgccgcgcccccggccccagccccgcccccgcccccgcccccggcctcggccccgcccccgcgcccccgccgcgCCGCCCTCCCGGAGCCCGACTGGGACCAGCTGCAGCTGATCGTGGAGCGTCTGCCCCAGGCACCGTACGAGCGCAACCCCGCCGGCTGGGTCGGGCCGCTGGCGCTCGGCTTCCTCACCGGCTTCGTGGGGGCGTTGGGCGCCGGGGCGCTGTTCATCACGTTCACGCTGTGGCTCACGGGCGGCGACGGCtacggccccggccccggccccggccctccCCGGCGCAGGCCCGCCCAGGCGCGTGGCGGGCGGCCACCCAGGCCGCCCCTGTCTGCAGAGCAGCTCGAGCCGTCGAGGGCCCGGGCTGCACGCGGGCCGGTCCCCCCTCGCCTTAGTGCCCCCGGCCGTGAAACGGGAGCGCAGCCCCGGCAGAGTGCCGTCTTCCCCGTATTATAA
- the FIGNL2 gene encoding fidgetin-like protein 2 has product MHWTPEHAQPLNQWPEQHLDVSSTTPSPAHKLELPPGGRQRCHYAWAHDDISALTASNLLKRYAEKYSGVLDSPYERPALGGYGDAAFLNGAKGDPEPWPGPEPPYPLASLHEGLPGTKSASGGGSGGLGGSPVLAGNLAEPLYAGNACGGPSAAPEYAAGYGGGYLAPGYCAQTGAALPPPPPAALLQPPPPPGYGPSGPLYNYPAGGYAAQPGYGALPPPPAPPPAPYLASGLAAPTPLPAPAPPRPAPTSYSFQAAAPGAEGGVSLKRKAADEGAEGRYRKYVYEPAKAPAADGASYPATDNGDCRGNGFRPKPPGAAEEASVKYGGGIPLKVLGSPVYGPQLEPFEKFPERAPAPAPRGVFGVPSGEPPKGVDPGALELVTSKMVDCGPPVQWADVAGQGALKAALEEELVWPLLRPPAYPGSPRPPRTVLLFGPRGAGKALLSRCLATQLGATLLRLRGATLTAPGAAEGAHLLQAAFAAARCRPPAVLLISELDALLSARDDGAATAGALQAPLLACLDGGCGAGADGVLVVGTTSRPAALDEATRRRFALRFYVALPDGPARGQILQRALAQQGCALNERELAALVQGTQGFSGGELGQLCQQAAAGAGLPGLQRPLSYKDLEAALAKVGPRASPKDLDSYVEWDKMYGSGH; this is encoded by the coding sequence ATGCACTGGACACCGGAACACGCCCAGCCCCTCAACCAGTGGCCAGAGCAGCACCTGGACGTCTCCTCCACTACCCCGTCGCCGGCCCACAAGTTGGAGCTGCCCCCTGGGGGTCGCCAGCGCTGCCACTATGCTTGGGCACACGACGACATCTCTGCCCTCACGGCCTCCAACCTCCTCAAGCGCTACGCGGAGAAGTACTCTGGGGTCCTGGACTCGCCCTACGAGCGCCCCGCGCTGGGCGGCTATGGCGACGCCGCCTTCCTCAATGGCGCCAAGGGGGACCCCGAGCCCTGGCCAGGGCCCGAGCCACCCTACCCCTTGGCCTCACTCCACGAGGGCCTCCCGGGAACGAAGTCGGCCAGTGGGGGCGGCTCCGGGGGCCTCGGGGGCTCGCCGGTTTTAGCCGGGAACCTGGCTGAACCCCTCTACGCCGGCAATGCGTGCGGGGGCCCGTCGGCGGCGCCCGAGTATGCGGCGGGCTACGGCGGGGGGTACCTGGCCCCCGGCTACTGCGCGCAGACGGGCGCCGCgctgcccccgccgccccccgccgcgcTACTGCAGCCCCCGCCTCCGCCGGGTTACGGCCCGTCGGGGCCTCTGTACAACTACCCCGCGGGGGGCTACGCCGCTCAGCCCGGATACGGGGCTCTCCcaccgcccccggccccgcccccggccccctaCCTGGCCTCCGGCCTGGCGGCGCCCACGCCCCTGCCCGCGCCCGCTCCGCCCCGGCCGGCGCCCACCTCCTACAGCTTCCAGGCGGCCGCTCCCGGCGCCGAGGGCGGCGTGTCGCTGAAGCGCAAGGCGGCCGACGAGGGCGCGGAGGGCCGCTACCGCAAGTACGTCTACGAGCCGGCCAAGGCCCCGGCGGCCGACGGCGCCTCCTATCCCGCAACGGACAACGGCGACTGTCGGGGCAACGGGTTCCGGCCGAAGCCGCCGGGCGCCGCGGAGGAGGCGTCTGTCAAGTACGGTGGCGGCATCCCCCTCAAGGTCTTGGGCTCTCCCGTCTACGGCCCGCAACTCGAGCCCTTTGAAAAGTTCCCGGAGCGCGCTCCGGCGCCGGCTCCCCGCGGGGTCTTCGGAGTGCCGTCGGGAGAACCCCCCAAAGGCGTGGACCCGGGGGCCCTGGAGCTGGTGACGAGCAAGATGGTGGACTGCGGGCCCCCGGTGCAGTGGGCAGATGTGGCAGGCCAAGGCGCGCTCAAGGCGGCGCTGGAGGAGGAGCTGGTGTGGCCGCTGCTCAGGCCGCCCGCCTACCCTGGCAGCCCGCGCCCGCCGCGGACCGTGCTGCTCTTCGGACCGCGGGGCGCGGGCAAAGCGCTGTTGAGCCGCTGCCTGGCCACGCAGCTGGGCGCCACGCTGCTGCGCCTGCGCGGAGCGACGCTGACCGCGCCCGGCGCCGCCGAGGGCGCGCACCTCCTCCAGGCCGCCTTCGCGGCTGCGCGCTGCCGCCCGCCCGCCGTGCTCCTCATCAGCGAGCTGGACGCGCTGCTCTCGGCTCGGGACGACGGCGCCGCCACCGCAGGCGCGCTGCAGGCGCCGCTCCTGGCGTGCCTGGACGGCGGCTGCGGCGCGGGGGCGGACGGCGTGCTGGTCGTGGGCACCACCTCGCGGCCCGCGGCTCTGGACGAGGCCACCCGCAGGCGCTTCGCTCTCCGATTCTACGTGGCGCTGCCCGACGGTCCTGCCCGCGGGCAGATCCTGCAGCGGGCGCTGGCCCAGCAGGGCTGCGCGCTGAACGAGCGGGAGCTCGCGGCCCTGGTGCAGGGCACCCAGGGCTTCTCCGGGGGCGAGCTGGGGCAGCTGTGCCAGCAGGCGGCGGCCGGGGCGGGCCTCCCGGGGCTGCAGCGGCCCCTCTCCTACAAGGACTTGGAGGCAGCGCTCGCCAAGGTGGGCCCTAGGGCCTCCCCCAAGGACCTGGACTCGTACGTGGAATGGGACAAAATGTACGGCTCCGGACACTGA